One segment of Synchiropus splendidus isolate RoL2022-P1 chromosome 4, RoL_Sspl_1.0, whole genome shotgun sequence DNA contains the following:
- the tspan11 gene encoding tetraspanin-11 isoform X1 produces MSAESKEEQDLLITLCLKYLLFLFNCLFWLGGAAVLGVGVWTLAEKSQYLSLLASGTFSASASILVVAGGLVVVTGFLGYCAVIREHRSCLSTYFCVLLLIFLIELVAGVLAYVYYQRLSQELKQHLSRTMTENYHQPGKEAITLAVDELQQDLKCCGSNNSQDWASSVYVATGQAEGRVVPDSCCKTVTPHCGRRHHPSNIYKVEGGCITKLEQFLAEHLQIIGAVGVGVACLQVRPDSVVTQRSESSGPSCAPGQEVHRQC; encoded by the exons ATGTCAGCTGAGTCGAAAGAAGAGCAGGACTTGTTGATCACGCTGTGTCTCAAGTACTTGCTGTTTCTTTTCAACTGTCTCTTCTGG CTGGGTGGTGCCGCTGTCCTAGGAGTGGGTGTGTGGACTCTGGCGGAGAAGAGTCAGTACTTGAGTCTGCTGGCCTCCGGCACTTTCTCTGCCTCAGCGTCCATCCTGGTGGTGGCTGGAGGGCTGGTGGTGGTGACCGGCTTCCTGGGTTACTGCGCCGTCATCCGAGAGCACAGAAGCTGCCTGTCCACG TATttctgtgtgctgctgctgatctTCTTGATTGAACTGGTCGCTGGAGTGTTGGCTTATGTGTATTACCAGAGG CTGAGCCAGGAGCTGAAGCAGCATCTGAGCCGGACCATGACGGAGAACTACCACCAGCCTGGGAAGGAGGCCATCACCCTGGCAGTGGACGAGCTGCAGCAGGAC CTCAAGTGCTGCGGCAGCAACAACTCTCAGGACTGGGCTTCCAGTGTGTACGTGGCGACGGGTCAGGCGGAGGGCAGAGTGGTGCCCGACAGCTGCTGCAAGACCGTCACCCCTCACTGCGGCAGGAGGCACCACCCGTCCAACATCTACAAGGTGGAG GGCGGCTGCATCACCAAGCTGGAGCAGTTTCTGGCCGAACACTTGCAGATCATCGGAGCTGTGGGCGTCGGAGTGGCCTGTCTGCAGGTACGTCCCGACTCAGTGGTGACGCAGCGCTCCGAGAGTTCAGGGCCAAGCTGTGCTCCTGGACAGGAAGTTCACCGTCAATGCTGA
- the tspan11 gene encoding tetraspanin-11 isoform X2, giving the protein MSAESKEEQDLLITLCLKYLLFLFNCLFWLGGAAVLGVGVWTLAEKSQYLSLLASGTFSASASILVVAGGLVVVTGFLGYCAVIREHRSCLSTYFCVLLLIFLIELVAGVLAYVYYQRLSQELKQHLSRTMTENYHQPGKEAITLAVDELQQDLKCCGSNNSQDWASSVYVATGQAEGRVVPDSCCKTVTPHCGRRHHPSNIYKGGCITKLEQFLAEHLQIIGAVGVGVACLQVRPDSVVTQRSESSGPSCAPGQEVHRQC; this is encoded by the exons ATGTCAGCTGAGTCGAAAGAAGAGCAGGACTTGTTGATCACGCTGTGTCTCAAGTACTTGCTGTTTCTTTTCAACTGTCTCTTCTGG CTGGGTGGTGCCGCTGTCCTAGGAGTGGGTGTGTGGACTCTGGCGGAGAAGAGTCAGTACTTGAGTCTGCTGGCCTCCGGCACTTTCTCTGCCTCAGCGTCCATCCTGGTGGTGGCTGGAGGGCTGGTGGTGGTGACCGGCTTCCTGGGTTACTGCGCCGTCATCCGAGAGCACAGAAGCTGCCTGTCCACG TATttctgtgtgctgctgctgatctTCTTGATTGAACTGGTCGCTGGAGTGTTGGCTTATGTGTATTACCAGAGG CTGAGCCAGGAGCTGAAGCAGCATCTGAGCCGGACCATGACGGAGAACTACCACCAGCCTGGGAAGGAGGCCATCACCCTGGCAGTGGACGAGCTGCAGCAGGAC CTCAAGTGCTGCGGCAGCAACAACTCTCAGGACTGGGCTTCCAGTGTGTACGTGGCGACGGGTCAGGCGGAGGGCAGAGTGGTGCCCGACAGCTGCTGCAAGACCGTCACCCCTCACTGCGGCAGGAGGCACCACCCGTCCAACATCTACAAG GGCGGCTGCATCACCAAGCTGGAGCAGTTTCTGGCCGAACACTTGCAGATCATCGGAGCTGTGGGCGTCGGAGTGGCCTGTCTGCAGGTACGTCCCGACTCAGTGGTGACGCAGCGCTCCGAGAGTTCAGGGCCAAGCTGTGCTCCTGGACAGGAAGTTCACCGTCAATGCTGA
- the tspan11 gene encoding tetraspanin-11 isoform X3 encodes MSAESKEEQDLLITLCLKYLLFLFNCLFWLGGAAVLGVGVWTLAEKSQYLSLLASGTFSASASILVVAGGLVVVTGFLGYCAVIREHRSCLSTYFCVLLLIFLIELVAGVLAYVYYQRLSQELKQHLSRTMTENYHQPGKEAITLAVDELQQDLKCCGSNNSQDWASSVYVATGQAEGRVVPDSCCKTVTPHCGRRHHPSNIYKVEGGCITKLEQFLAEHLQIIGAVGVGVACLQLMGAALTACFVYLLYKEEEAEL; translated from the exons ATGTCAGCTGAGTCGAAAGAAGAGCAGGACTTGTTGATCACGCTGTGTCTCAAGTACTTGCTGTTTCTTTTCAACTGTCTCTTCTGG CTGGGTGGTGCCGCTGTCCTAGGAGTGGGTGTGTGGACTCTGGCGGAGAAGAGTCAGTACTTGAGTCTGCTGGCCTCCGGCACTTTCTCTGCCTCAGCGTCCATCCTGGTGGTGGCTGGAGGGCTGGTGGTGGTGACCGGCTTCCTGGGTTACTGCGCCGTCATCCGAGAGCACAGAAGCTGCCTGTCCACG TATttctgtgtgctgctgctgatctTCTTGATTGAACTGGTCGCTGGAGTGTTGGCTTATGTGTATTACCAGAGG CTGAGCCAGGAGCTGAAGCAGCATCTGAGCCGGACCATGACGGAGAACTACCACCAGCCTGGGAAGGAGGCCATCACCCTGGCAGTGGACGAGCTGCAGCAGGAC CTCAAGTGCTGCGGCAGCAACAACTCTCAGGACTGGGCTTCCAGTGTGTACGTGGCGACGGGTCAGGCGGAGGGCAGAGTGGTGCCCGACAGCTGCTGCAAGACCGTCACCCCTCACTGCGGCAGGAGGCACCACCCGTCCAACATCTACAAGGTGGAG GGCGGCTGCATCACCAAGCTGGAGCAGTTTCTGGCCGAACACTTGCAGATCATCGGAGCTGTGGGCGTCGGAGTGGCCTGTCTGCAG CTGATGGGGGCAGCACTCACCGCCTGCTTCGTCTATTTGCTCTAtaaagaagaggaggcagagttgTGA
- the tspan11 gene encoding tetraspanin-11 isoform X4, translated as MSAESKEEQDLLITLCLKYLLFLFNCLFWLGGAAVLGVGVWTLAEKSQYLSLLASGTFSASASILVVAGGLVVVTGFLGYCAVIREHRSCLSTYFCVLLLIFLIELVAGVLAYVYYQRLSQELKQHLSRTMTENYHQPGKEAITLAVDELQQDLKCCGSNNSQDWASSVYVATGQAEGRVVPDSCCKTVTPHCGRRHHPSNIYKGGCITKLEQFLAEHLQIIGAVGVGVACLQLMGAALTACFVYLLYKEEEAEL; from the exons ATGTCAGCTGAGTCGAAAGAAGAGCAGGACTTGTTGATCACGCTGTGTCTCAAGTACTTGCTGTTTCTTTTCAACTGTCTCTTCTGG CTGGGTGGTGCCGCTGTCCTAGGAGTGGGTGTGTGGACTCTGGCGGAGAAGAGTCAGTACTTGAGTCTGCTGGCCTCCGGCACTTTCTCTGCCTCAGCGTCCATCCTGGTGGTGGCTGGAGGGCTGGTGGTGGTGACCGGCTTCCTGGGTTACTGCGCCGTCATCCGAGAGCACAGAAGCTGCCTGTCCACG TATttctgtgtgctgctgctgatctTCTTGATTGAACTGGTCGCTGGAGTGTTGGCTTATGTGTATTACCAGAGG CTGAGCCAGGAGCTGAAGCAGCATCTGAGCCGGACCATGACGGAGAACTACCACCAGCCTGGGAAGGAGGCCATCACCCTGGCAGTGGACGAGCTGCAGCAGGAC CTCAAGTGCTGCGGCAGCAACAACTCTCAGGACTGGGCTTCCAGTGTGTACGTGGCGACGGGTCAGGCGGAGGGCAGAGTGGTGCCCGACAGCTGCTGCAAGACCGTCACCCCTCACTGCGGCAGGAGGCACCACCCGTCCAACATCTACAAG GGCGGCTGCATCACCAAGCTGGAGCAGTTTCTGGCCGAACACTTGCAGATCATCGGAGCTGTGGGCGTCGGAGTGGCCTGTCTGCAG CTGATGGGGGCAGCACTCACCGCCTGCTTCGTCTATTTGCTCTAtaaagaagaggaggcagagttgTGA
- the tspan11 gene encoding tetraspanin-11 isoform X5, whose protein sequence is MSAESKEEQDLLITLCLKYLLFLFNCLFWLGGAAVLGVGVWTLAEKSQYLSLLASGTFSASASILVVAGGLVVVTGFLGYCAVIREHRSCLSTYFCVLLLIFLIELVAGVLAYVYYQRLSQELKQHLSRTMTENYHQPGKEAITLAVDELQQDLKCCGSNNSQDWASSVYVATGQAEGRVVPDSCCKTVTPHCGRRHHPSNIYKVEGGCITKLEQFLAEHLQIIGAVGVGVACLQA, encoded by the exons ATGTCAGCTGAGTCGAAAGAAGAGCAGGACTTGTTGATCACGCTGTGTCTCAAGTACTTGCTGTTTCTTTTCAACTGTCTCTTCTGG CTGGGTGGTGCCGCTGTCCTAGGAGTGGGTGTGTGGACTCTGGCGGAGAAGAGTCAGTACTTGAGTCTGCTGGCCTCCGGCACTTTCTCTGCCTCAGCGTCCATCCTGGTGGTGGCTGGAGGGCTGGTGGTGGTGACCGGCTTCCTGGGTTACTGCGCCGTCATCCGAGAGCACAGAAGCTGCCTGTCCACG TATttctgtgtgctgctgctgatctTCTTGATTGAACTGGTCGCTGGAGTGTTGGCTTATGTGTATTACCAGAGG CTGAGCCAGGAGCTGAAGCAGCATCTGAGCCGGACCATGACGGAGAACTACCACCAGCCTGGGAAGGAGGCCATCACCCTGGCAGTGGACGAGCTGCAGCAGGAC CTCAAGTGCTGCGGCAGCAACAACTCTCAGGACTGGGCTTCCAGTGTGTACGTGGCGACGGGTCAGGCGGAGGGCAGAGTGGTGCCCGACAGCTGCTGCAAGACCGTCACCCCTCACTGCGGCAGGAGGCACCACCCGTCCAACATCTACAAGGTGGAG GGCGGCTGCATCACCAAGCTGGAGCAGTTTCTGGCCGAACACTTGCAGATCATCGGAGCTGTGGGCGTCGGAGTGGCCTGTCTGCAG